The following proteins come from a genomic window of Neosynechococcus sphagnicola sy1:
- a CDS encoding CPBP family intramembrane glutamic endopeptidase gives MMLIPTCLHLLLFFLIWVGLWLPFAVPLAITLHWRPSQPLQLQQKLPLLASLYVLAPLLLRGWLQVMGGTWADYGLVWQSTLGVSLGIGLGVGSLGLLFLFVGQGVWGWLQWQLQPGKLAALCLPVLLLALWISFTEELVFRGFVLTQLQAALPPWAAAVIASVIFALLHLIWEGQGTLPQIPGLWLMGMVLCLARWVDHNQLGLAWGLHAGWVWGIALLDLTATITVTNQAPQWLTGWDGKPLSGCLCLLLLLLTGGGIWGFNPHLDRYILGGFLG, from the coding sequence ATGATGTTGATCCCAACCTGCCTCCATCTGCTCCTGTTTTTCCTCATTTGGGTGGGATTGTGGCTTCCCTTTGCAGTCCCCCTCGCCATCACCCTCCACTGGCGACCCTCCCAGCCCTTGCAACTTCAACAAAAGCTACCCCTATTAGCTTCTTTGTATGTGTTGGCTCCACTGCTCCTCAGGGGGTGGTTGCAGGTGATGGGTGGGACGTGGGCTGATTATGGGCTGGTCTGGCAATCGACCCTGGGGGTGTCACTGGGGATAGGGTTGGGAGTTGGCAGCCTCGGTCTACTGTTTTTATTCGTCGGTCAAGGGGTGTGGGGTTGGCTGCAATGGCAGCTCCAGCCAGGGAAACTGGCAGCCCTATGCCTGCCGGTGCTGCTGCTAGCCCTCTGGATCAGCTTCACCGAGGAACTGGTGTTTCGGGGGTTTGTGCTCACCCAATTACAAGCAGCCTTACCACCCTGGGCGGCAGCGGTGATCGCTAGCGTCATCTTTGCCCTCCTGCACCTAATCTGGGAGGGACAGGGCACCCTGCCCCAGATACCGGGGCTGTGGCTGATGGGTATGGTTCTGTGTCTAGCTCGCTGGGTCGATCACAACCAACTAGGTCTGGCTTGGGGGCTTCATGCTGGCTGGGTTTGGGGCATCGCTCTCCTTGATTTAACCGCAACCATTACTGTTACCAACCAAGCTCCTCAGTGGCTCACGGGTTGGGACGGTAAGCCTCTCTCGGGGTGCCTCTGTCTGCTATTGCTGCTGCTTACCGGTGGGGGGATTTGGGGCTTCAATCCTCACCTGGATCGGTATATCCTTGGAGGTTTTCTGGGTTAA